In Chelonia mydas isolate rCheMyd1 chromosome 10, rCheMyd1.pri.v2, whole genome shotgun sequence, a single window of DNA contains:
- the NME4 gene encoding nucleoside diphosphate kinase, mitochondrial, with protein MGFFQRCVARSLLQGQRSLCGSTPGPERLKPEAAAPAARSLGPGSRRPYSAGIPGIQERTLVAVKPDGVQRRLVGDVIKRFERRGFKLVGMKLLQANEGILAEHYHELRRKPFYPALIHYMTSGPVVAMVWEGYNVVRTSRAMVGDTDSAEAKPGTIRGDFSIHVSRNVVHASDSVETAQREISLWFHSSELVDWDCCDYSNTYQL; from the exons ATGGGCTTCTTCCAGCGCTGCGTGGCCAGGAGCCTCCTGCAGGGCCAGCGGAGTCTGTGCGGCTCCACGCCGGGCCCGGAGCGCCTCAAGCCGGAGGCTGCGGCGCCAGCAGCCCGCTCCCTGGGGCCTGGCTCCAGGCGTCCCTACAGCGCCG GGATCCCTGGGATCCAGGAGCGGACGTTGGTGGCGGTGAAGCCGGACGGAGTGCAGAGGAGGCTGGTCGGTGATGTGATCAAGCGCTTTGAGAGGCGTGGATTCAAGCTAGTTGGCATGAAGCTGCTCCAG gccaatgaggggATCCTGGCAGAACATTACCATGAGCTGCGGAGGAAGCCCTTCTACCCAGCACTGATCCATTACATGACCTCAGGCCCAGTGGTTGCCATG GTGTGGGAAGGTTACAATGTGGTTAGGACTTCCAGGGCCATGGTAGGAGATACCGACTCCGCTGAAGCCAAGCCTGGGACGATCCGGGGAGATTTCAGCATCCATGTCAGCAG GAACGTTGTTCATGCCAGTGACTCTGTGGAGACGGCCCAGAGGGAGATCAGTTTGTGGTTTCACAGCAGCGAGTTGGTGGACTGGGACTGCTGTGACTACAGTAACACTTACCAGCTCTGA